One window from the genome of Chroococcidiopsis sp. TS-821 encodes:
- a CDS encoding RpoD/SigA family RNA polymerase sigma factor: MNIAELDAIESLLTTATDSDINSADTEEPTLENLAAVASALSPIEQNIEVEDKEELAAARPSGYEKTKSDDAVGAFFKEMARYPLLKPEEEVELARRVKFIIEIEEIQQRLQAEINRQPNKAEVATLLGMSERQLEHRLYQGRVAKRKMIRSNLRLVVSIAKRYLNRGLPFLDLIQEGAMGLNRAAEKFDPDKGYKFSTYAYWWIRQAITRAIANDARTIRLPIHIVEKLNKLKKAQRELKQKLQRNPSETELAQALEISGEHLRQLLQLRRKSLSLNHRVGKEEDTELVDLLEDEDSQSPEQQMSETMMRQEIWDVLGDVLTPREKDVISLRYGLITSEPCTLEEVGSIFNLSRERVRQIQSKAMRKLRRPQIAKRLRGWLF, from the coding sequence ATGAACATTGCTGAATTAGACGCAATTGAGTCTCTGTTAACAACAGCAACAGATAGTGATATTAACAGTGCTGATACAGAAGAACCAACTCTAGAAAATTTAGCAGCAGTAGCCTCAGCTCTATCGCCAATAGAGCAGAATATAGAAGTAGAAGATAAAGAAGAATTAGCTGCGGCAAGACCTTCAGGTTATGAAAAAACAAAATCTGACGATGCTGTAGGTGCTTTTTTCAAAGAAATGGCACGCTACCCTTTACTTAAACCAGAGGAAGAAGTAGAACTAGCAAGACGCGTCAAGTTCATCATAGAAATTGAGGAAATACAGCAGCGCTTGCAAGCAGAGATAAATCGCCAGCCCAATAAAGCTGAAGTAGCAACTTTATTAGGGATGTCTGAGCGTCAGTTGGAACATCGATTGTATCAAGGTCGCGTGGCAAAGCGAAAAATGATTCGCTCCAATTTACGTTTAGTCGTGTCAATTGCCAAGCGATATCTAAACCGAGGTTTGCCTTTCTTGGATTTAATTCAAGAAGGTGCAATGGGGTTAAATCGCGCAGCAGAAAAATTCGACCCTGATAAAGGATACAAATTTTCTACTTATGCTTATTGGTGGATTAGGCAAGCAATTACCCGCGCGATCGCCAACGATGCTCGAACAATTCGACTGCCAATTCATATTGTAGAAAAACTCAACAAACTTAAAAAAGCACAGCGCGAACTTAAACAAAAACTGCAACGCAATCCTTCAGAAACAGAACTTGCGCAAGCCCTGGAAATTTCAGGAGAACATTTGCGTCAATTGCTACAACTACGACGTAAATCACTTTCTTTAAATCACCGCGTAGGCAAAGAAGAAGATACAGAATTAGTAGATTTGCTAGAAGACGAAGACAGCCAATCTCCAGAGCAACAAATGAGCGAAACTATGATGCGTCAGGAAATTTGGGACGTTTTAGGAGATGTTTTAACCCCCAGAGAGAAAGATGTCATCTCGCTTCGCTATGGCTTGATTACAAGTGAACCGTGCACTTTAGAAGAAGTTGGCAGTATCTTTAATCTTTCACGCGAAAGAGTCCGCCAAATTCAAAGTAAAGCAATGCGCAAGCTACGTCGCCCTCAAATTGCCAAACGCTTAAGAGGATGGCTATTTTAA